In one Dermatophagoides farinae isolate YC_2012a chromosome 4, ASM2471394v1, whole genome shotgun sequence genomic region, the following are encoded:
- the LOC142597445 gene encoding uncharacterized protein LOC142597445, with the protein MMPRISVVNKDTTKEKNWITDIPNYEPPPIIDYKEPTYNHNHDQLVWIPNLVDDNELDEFIAVAKETNDWTLDQSHCFLHAFDYDIKKALKNLAIFRTVRSKPFDRCQQISMQHMMIHDNRIKTNRFPNNYELVKFLICDNHESLIRKDIISEILKSEIEYDEILKREQAIRELAQKQQQMIKNKKKTRKIKDK; encoded by the exons ATGATGCCTCGAATAAGTGTAGTTAACAAAGACACtacaaaggaaaaaaattggattacAGATATACCGAATTatgaaccaccaccaatcaTCGATTATAAGGAACCAAcctataatcataatcatgatcaacTTGTTTGGATACCGAatcttgttgatgataatgaattggatgaatTTATCGCTGTTGCcaaagaaacaaatgattGGACCTTGGATCAATCCCATTGTTTTCTACATGCATTCGATTATGATATAAAAAAGGCATTGAAAAATCTAGCCATTTTTCGTACCGTTCGTTCAAAACCGTTTGATCGTTGTCAACAAATAAGTATGCaacatatgatgattcatGATAATCGTATTAAAACTAATCGTTTTCCTAATAACTACGAATtggtaaaatttttaatatgCGATAATCATGAATCATTGATTAGGAAAGATATTATAagtgaaattttaaaatctgaaatcgaatatgatgaaatattgaaaag AGAACAAGCCATACGTGAATTAgcacaaaaacaacaacaaatgattaagaacaaaaagaaaacgcGGAAAATTAAAGATAAATAA